The Gigantopelta aegis isolate Gae_Host chromosome 9, Gae_host_genome, whole genome shotgun sequence genomic sequence tgtgtgtgtgtgtgtgtgtgtgtgtgtgtttgtgtgtccagtgttctagctaggattttataattacaaaatgtcgGATCACCTAAAAACTAAATcctattattgtttttttccccattgtgtgtagtatttataccatttaatacaatccacaaatgtaaaataaaaataaatggatttGCAAATGTGTGCCTATGTGTGTGCGCATACTACAGCACTTGTCTACTATATTTTGATATCCAACGAGGGATAACAATGTAATAGGCAAGTTCTACAGAGCTAACAGCTGAGGAAAAAGTCTAAAGTAACGGtttgctcagctgatagctTTCATGTGCAGTAGGCTTAtgcaaaaaataatttcttttgtgtaatgacaccactagattacattgattaattaatcatcggctgttggatgtcaaccatttgaaagtgcatataaaagatcccttgctgcattagggaaaatgtagtgggtttcctttgatgacttcgtgtcagaattaccaaatgtttgacatccaatagccgatgattaattaatcaatgtgctcttgtggtgtcattaaacaaaacaaactttgtattaTTTGTTAGTCGAATTCTCTAACGtaaaaaataagagaaaaaaataactgTGGCAAACTTTAAGaggggaaagaaaggaaatgttttattaacgacgtactcaacacaaaTTTAAGAGGGGGGATgagcctctccccccccccccccatccactTGATCCGCCACTTCAATacgttattatttatttttacagaatctGTAGGTGGTCACTTCCGGTTCCAGCAGCACTATGTGATCCTGATGTTGACGTTGAGTCTGGTGTACGCTGCGCTGGCCCACCCTCGCGAGTGTCACGAGATCGTGTACGGCTTCGCCTACCTCTTCATCTTCCCCGCCATGCACGTGCTGCTGCCCATCTACAGCATCGCCAACATCATCGACCAGAGCTGGGGAACACGTGACTCGGTCAGTCATTTAAAATACTATTCCTACACACCCGTTGGGGAGAACAtaattcgttatttttgataacacacacttgttaacacatgtacgtttgaaaacaatttcaagacatacgactggctgctcctaggtgatgaccaggtcaccaatgtcacacatccaatgaaaacaccagcacgatcgaaatcgattacactgtaacgtatagttaacctgataaCATGTGACTGTGACGCGCAAGTTGGCTACAAGCGAaacggctgtaaacaaaacttttagttgaaaaagatgttaaaattttctTTAACCAGAATACTGCATTCATGTCCGTTGTTTAAAAAACgtactcgttgtttaaaaaaacgtaccaaactcgctttcgctcgttagatacattttaaaacaactcgttgtaagataaatggtatttaacgaacactcatgtagtattctttatTTAGGTCATGTACTAAATAGGTTCACGTGTACCCTCCACTCGTTGCCTTCATGGTAGGACTGATACTCTCTACGTTTTGTGCACCAACATACCCACACAAGCGTCAATAGCATTTATTATGTATCAAATCAAAGATCATGATCTACTGGCTTACATGTCGTGCTTTACTGTAAGATATCGACCAAAAACCTATGACAAGTGATCGATCATATCCTATTTTCTCTTGTCCTAAACTATCCCAACTTCTATTATGTTTCTCTTCTGCACATGGATATATCAAATGTAGATCATACATTACACGTGTAGGTATATTGGTGCAGATTGATTATGGCGTGACGTAAACAAAGaagacccccaccccaccctactcGTCCAACATTTTATACGTACTTTTCAAAATTGGTGACAGGCGAGTAGTGGAACCCATTGTTACGGTTACCagttactaaaaaaaaacccaatgtgaTAGAGTTGTAGTTCACCTACAAAGGTAAAATTAGAAAGATGTTTTGTTTACTTCATTCAGATTAGTAACACTAACTTAAAATATCTAAATGGGTTGGTTTCTTTATAACAAATTTACCACGATCGCTGGTGCTGTAGAAATCAGTCTCGGAATCCATATTTGTCAGTAGCTCCATGACCTCTATGTAAACAACTCCAGGTCAAGTAATCGTATTCTGCAGTCACGTCAGATCCGGCTATGGGGAGACAATTCCTTTCGTAAAGATGCCATTTCCATAAAGTAGAAATAATCgggattgatttttttatttggtaatgTTCTTTTTCTATATTTAAATGCATAATATCGAATTGGGAACTTTGGATAGGCATCTTCCCAACGAAAGGACgattatttttcataataagACTCCTTTAATCAACTAGCCGCAATACGTTGCAAACGGCCCATCATACACGTCATAATAGGGCTGTAAGTCATATTCGTGCATGGGCCCTAACGTGActttcagtatattttttattaggtcAACTTGGGAAGACTACTATACAGGCCGGTAGGAGCGAtatctgttttgttgtttttttgttttgttttgttttgtttgtttgtcgttttttttgtttttgtttttatttatttgtttgtttttctttggggggcagtctctagtgagggagcaCAATACTAGTGAGGGGATCACAGCCTCCAAGGCGGCggcgatgggggggggggggggggtaatattttatcgttatttatataattatatagagaAGGCCTGCTGTGCAATTAAAAGTAAAACGAActctatgtttgttttttcagaatAAAGCAAAAATCCGCAAATTAATCTGCCTGCCGTCGTTTAAGAAATTtagaaggaaaaagaagaacaaaggaACTGAGAACGATGGTGAGTAAATATCGTATGAACGTTCATACATTTTAATCTTGAATTCACCTATTTGTTGTATGAACCATGCATACAGCTGTGTGGCTAGCATTACTTATGTCGTTTGTTTGCGTTATGTTTTTGGTGATATAGCAAGGacctttaacaaaatatcactGATGGGTATTTTTAGTCTCTACCCCTAAATAATCAATTAAATCATatggcaacaaaacaaaaaacgtttttcTTTGATACCAAACATCAAAGACACCAAAGAAAACCAGTGGCCTACATTGAGGTTTATGTATATGGTAGTCTCAATAATTTCAAATATGCTAAAATATAGCTGAGGTGAGactttcaaaataataaactggaaacaaatattttgaccGGTCGCCTTGGAAGTTGACTATGTAAGTCTTCCAGCGGGGAGTTTAATATATTGATGGTCATATTCACAACCTGTAATGTGTAGTTTacttatttgtaatatatactgTTTAACGTGATATATCTTCCAGacgaaaatgacgtcataaagGACGCAGTGGCTTCTCAAATCGATGAAATGGTAAACGGGACCGCGGAAGAACAGTCGGAAAACGATTTCTGGTTACACATGCGCAGTACGCTTATAGGAAATGACGTCAATACAGGTTTGGAGAAAGCGGCTTTGGCTGACGGCCTGCGCCAGATGCGAAACAGGAGCTTGACGGGATTGTTGATTATCAACGCCTTGTGGCTCTGTTTACTCTCCTACTTCTACATGGGTGTATCGTCCTCGTTATCGAGACTCAACGTCTATGGCGTCATCAGCGGTGCTCTTTACGGATTTACGTTGACTATTCAGGTTTTCGGGTTAACTGTTTGTAGAATTAATTACTTGCTGAGAAAGCTTGCCAGGTGTCTGTACAGTGATGAGCGGACTATGTGGGTCTGTGAAAAGAAATGATTCTACTTTTGTTTATCTTTAAGAATTGTAACACTACAAAACTGAGATCACaaaaactttattgtttatgtcCGGGAGATTGAGGTGACCGCCTGCGAGCATGGCATTaccttttctatttttgttttgtttttgaaacttGCTAATTATAAAATTGAGAGTACAGAAAAATCATTCATTAGTAGTACATAAAAAGTTGGGTGTGTTTGACGAAGCAAATCGTggtattattttcttaatatgACTTCGAAAAATGGCAACACGAAGAGTTAAAACAATTAGGACTAGACGTCTGGTGTTAGTCTTTATTAAAACGTTATGATCTGTTGACTTATTATAACTTGTAAAATGGCAAAATCGAAAATACAAACTGTTTAttggtgttattttttttttagaacaatcggcttttatttcttttagaaCTTGTTAAATGGCAACTTAGGACGGTTCAATTATTACAGTTAGTCCAATGTAGGTGCATGCGAAAACGTAATCGTAGTTGTTTTTCTAGAATTTTTAAAGTGGCAAAATTTGTGGTCCAACATGTATCTTTTTGATAACGATTTTATATGAAAACAGAAATACaagaaatgagagagagagagagagagagagagagagagagagagagagagagagagagagagagagagagagagagagagagagagagagagagacggacggacGTTGCCTACACAGTTACTGGAACCAAGCAACTTCCGTGTCATCTAATTTGAAAGACGCACACTCACACAAGAAATATGAAACTCGGAAAACTGAGACGCATCCTGGGTTGTGTCAATGTTGTACACAGATGCAGTACTCCTGCCTTCTAGTCTACGCCCAGGCAACTACGCCAAGAAGCAGAAGATGCTCATAATTAGGATTATTACTTGTAGTGTGTGTAGACCTGACCAGCGTATTTAAGGTCGGTGTTATCACACAacgtttttataattttcatgtacatatataaattatgcgttttttaaaataaaatagttcacCTTTTTATTATgaacaatattaattatatattctgacatacCAAGTCTTGCTAGTTCATATGTCCCCTTAACCAGTGTAAACACAATGGTTGcaataaagattgtattgtattgtattgtatactctgtatttataaatttgtatacTGTTGCAAATAATGTTTATGGATTTTATGactagaaatatttatttaataatgatatcTATGTAATCTTTTGTACGTTCTTGAAACCAGTTCAATTTACTTTGATTTCGATTGATGATAatatactatagtccgtcccacaggcatactatggaatttatcgatacaaaacactgaaattaatgCTCTACGTATACAGCGGATATAAAAAAAGATGGATAAGCAAGTAGCACTGTTATTACATCGATATTTAATGTATTCTGGGGGAAAAAACAGAAACCGTAAAGATACGAcaacatgtattgtaattaacTATGCAGTTGAAATCACACTAAGTGATTTATTCACGTTATCTGAGCAGTAAACAcccatatatataaaatatgaaaactcTCACTATTTGACATAATGGTATAATAGGGAAGGACAACGACTTCTAGGAGCTTTTTTGGTTGCAGAATCATTTACGTGGtgcttaatacattttaatgtgtatctttttttttcttctgtataacattagtgaaatatgttttaataggCATTCAGATGTtgaaatgtatgtttatatatacagtacagaCCATCTTTGAAAGGTtcaaccataaaaattaaataaccaTGCTAGATTTGTATCATTTGCATTTTGGTGTTTGTGAATACTCGTAATCTTAATTAATCttgaatgtgtttttgtatcattaatatttctgtgatgtccattgaatttttttgttgttcttagtatttatttcttatttgtaCAGAAACGCATTAAAATAGACATGTATTATGATTCGttttcataatttatatatgtgtttaattttctgtttacaatattatttcTGAAAACATCCTGTCATATGCAGTTCAAAATATATTGTGCTGTTTCATTCAGCCAAGTGTTTAATGAAAGGTTAATGAAGTCTGCCCAAAAGCAAAACACGTTAAGtgcataataattatttataatacagtACACTTTCCCGAAgcagtattaattttttttcatctaGTCCTGTctgttaaagctgcagtcttcAATATACATTTAGAATAGACCAGCCATGATACTTTTCTTACCGCCACGCGCCATTCTTCGATATCTGCTAATGTAggtgaatttaaaaatgtattattctcgcTTTTAGCACTGCATTAGAAACATGGCAACAAAATTGTATGTTGTATGAAGGCGGCTAGCAATAGCCGTGAATAGCAATAACCGTGAATAGCGATAACACTCGAGTTTATTACAACTGTAATagtgtttatattttgcatCAGTAAATCACGTCATAATATCGCAAGGCAAGACTGAagctttaaacaaatattaccaG encodes the following:
- the LOC121380349 gene encoding chitin synthase-like translates to MCAPGCFSLYRASALKQVMDKYASPTWTPFTVYVKDTGEDRWMATLMMIHGWRLRFTAFADNTTYCPDTFEEFFKQRRRWILSDIANALLVVQNLYSLVKNNDCFTFVYVAYLLNMFVNNVITPGTAIVMITAGMELVFDVPYAYTTLPMALIVYAYAIACTRTSTQTQTILTSVMTIFMGSIFFSVAVWGSYKIVAAMVYESVGGHFRFQQHYVILMLTLSLVYAALAHPRECHEIVYGFAYLFIFPAMHVLLPIYSIANIIDQSWGTRDSNKAKIRKLICLPSFKKFRRKKKNKGTENDDENDVIKDAVASQIDEMVNGTAEEQSENDFWLHMRSTLIGNDVNTGLEKAALADGLRQMRNRSLTGLLIINALWLCLLSYFYMGVSSSLSRLNVYGVISGALYGFTLTIQVFGLTVCRINYLLRKLARCLYSDERTMWVCEKK